GGCTGGTCAATTCCGCGGCCTCGCCAGCGCGTACCTGAACCGCGTGCAACCGGGCGACACCGTCTTCGGGTACGTTCGCAAGCCCAACCCGCCCTTCCGCCCGCCGGTAGACCCGCGGACGCCGATGATCCTCGTCGGCCCCGGCACGGGCATCGCCCCCCTGCGCGGCTTCGTGGAGGAACGAGCGGCGCAGCGGGCGGCGGGGCAGACGGTCGGCCTCTCCAAGGTCTTCTACGGCTGCCGCCACCCCGAGCACGACTTCTTCTACAAAGGCGACTTCGGGAGGTGGCAGCGTGAGGGCGTGGCCGAGATTCACGCGGCCTACTCCGCCGTGACTGGTCACCCATACCGCTTCGTGCAGGACGCCATCGCTGGCGATCAGGAGAGTGTCTGGGCCTTGATCGAGGCGGGCGCGCACATCTACGTGTGCGGGGACGGGGTGCGGATGGCCCCCGCCGTGCGCCAGACCTTCGCCCGCCTCTACCGCGAGAAGACGGGCGCCCCCGCCGGGGAGGCCGAGGCCTGGGTCGATCAGCTTATGCGGGAAGGCCGTTACCAGCAGGACGTGTTCGGCGCCAGCAAGTGAAGAAGGAGGAGGGCCGCCCCTCCTTCTTCATGTTGGGAGAACCCTAAGGGGCAGAAAGACCAAGTCGCCCTGATGACCGGGGGGCCAGCAGTTTTGGCCGCCCCTTTCTTGCGAAGAGCGGCGGAGGTTGAGCCTCGCCCTACGTCCGCGACTCACCGCGTGGTTCGTCCGCCCGAGACGGACCATGCGGTGCCGCACCCCCTGGCCCTTCGGCGCGCTGGCCTCAACCCGCGCCATGGTTGAAGGTGGCGGCGCAGCCCCCGTCGACGGTGACGGTGGAGCCCGTCACGAAGGAGCTGGCGTCCGGGGCGAGGAACAGGACGGCGCGGGCGATCTCGTCGGCGTGCGCGTGGCGCCCGAGGGGCTGCACTTGCCCTTCCCCGGTGTTGAGGTCCGCGAGGACGAGGCGGGTGCCCGCCGCCCCGCCAGCCGCGCGGTGGACCGCCGGAGGCCCTGTCCGGTTCGCTCACATCGCCCGGCCTGCCGGGTTACACACCTCCCGGCTTCCTCAGGACCGCTGGGTACTCAGGCTGGGACCGCAGCGGCGTGAGGGCGGGGAAATTGAGCGGGAAGGTGAGGGTCCGCCCCGCGAGGGTCAGGACGACTCCGGTGGGGGCGCGGTGGGCCGCCGCCTTGACGCCGGGCAAGCCCGTGAGCGCGGCGAGCGGGACGAAGGGGAGGCGGTTCACGTAACGCACCGGCACCGCGCGGACGTTGGCGGTGGTGGTCGCCTGCCCCGGAAGCGCCAGGGTCGCCGTGCGGGGCGTGAGGAGCCGGATAGGT
The genomic region above belongs to Deinococcus aerius and contains:
- a CDS encoding SDR family oxidoreductase gives rise to the protein MQPLGRHAHADEIARAVLFLAPDASSFVTGSTVTVDGGCAATFNHGAG